In Paracoccaceae bacterium Fryx2, a single genomic region encodes these proteins:
- a CDS encoding DNA methyltransferase, which translates to MDLQSFIARWQASGGSERANFQQFAIELTQVLGVDAPKPATADGQTDDYRFERPITFIHTSQQSRGFIDLYRRAAFVMEAKQGTGKGRDPDDAQFSLLPDEAVVKRQGHGQRGSRRWDDTMLRARNQADGYARAVARSDGWPPFLMVVDVGHVIEVYADFSGQGQGYTQFPDGSRYRIQLTDLHDEKVRDRLRTIWLDPHALDPAKVSAQVTRKVAGHLAELGKSFEGQGHAPEAVARFLMRCLFTMFAEDVLLIPEKAFSTLLKKLRGQPENAAPALQSLWQTMDGGGFSGVLMTHLKRFNGGLFKESTALPLTAPQLSLLIAASEHDWREVEPAIFGTLLERALDKRQRHKLGAHYTPRAYVERLVMPTVIEPLRADWLVVQASVQRLAQDGKLEEARATVRTFHRQLCEIRVLDPACGSGNFLYVALEMMKRLEGEVTALLADLGEDQAALSLAGHTVDPHQFLGIELNPWAAAVAELVLWIGYLQWHFRTHGTASPAEPVLRDFKNIENRDAVLDWDSRRERRDDAGKPVTRWDGIGTVEHPATGERVPDPQARVQVWDYLKPRPAKWPQADFIVGNPPFIGTSRMREALGDGYAEALRAVYPKVPESADFVMYWWEKAALATRAGKLRRFGLITTNSLRQTFNRRVLEPHLNDPKTPLSLLFAIADHPWVDAGDGAAVRIAMTVAAPGALSGRLVTVTEERKGETEAEGRPVTLSTEKGRIFANLRIGADIGRVVALKANERISSAGVKLHGSGFIITPAEARALGLGTVPGLDRHIRQYRNGRDLTARSRNVMVIDLFGLSEIDVQARFPAVYQHLLDKVKPDRDQNNRDSYKRLWWVHGEPRSDLRPALAGLPRYIATVETMQHRVFMFLPNEILPDNRLIIFASDDASLLSILSSQFHVTWSLAVGGVLEDRPVYNSTVCYNPFPFPEATEAQKTRLRHLGEQLDAHRRSQQAAHPKLTLTGIYNVLEKLRAGQRIEGKDHEVYEQGLVGILKKLHDDIDAEVAAAYGWPVDLSEDDLLQRLVDLNRERAKEEAQGLVRWLRPEYQNPAGKAAEVKGEQAAFDIGPIAVTKQPWPKTLPEQMAAVRAALAELGDATPDQIARHFARVQTRSVEPLLASLEAIGQAAVVDGRYFM; encoded by the coding sequence TTGGATTTACAGAGTTTCATTGCGCGCTGGCAGGCGTCGGGCGGCAGCGAACGGGCCAACTTCCAGCAGTTCGCGATCGAGCTGACGCAGGTGCTTGGGGTCGATGCGCCGAAACCTGCAACCGCGGACGGCCAGACAGACGACTACCGCTTTGAACGGCCCATCACCTTCATCCACACCAGCCAGCAATCGCGCGGCTTCATCGATCTGTATCGGCGTGCGGCCTTCGTGATGGAGGCCAAGCAGGGCACCGGCAAGGGCCGCGATCCGGACGATGCGCAATTCTCACTGCTGCCCGACGAAGCGGTGGTAAAACGGCAGGGCCATGGCCAGCGCGGCTCCCGGCGTTGGGACGACACGATGCTGCGCGCGCGCAACCAGGCTGACGGCTACGCGAGGGCGGTCGCCCGGAGCGATGGCTGGCCACCCTTCCTGATGGTGGTGGATGTTGGTCATGTGATCGAGGTCTATGCCGACTTTTCGGGCCAGGGTCAGGGTTATACCCAGTTCCCGGACGGCAGTCGCTACCGGATCCAGCTGACAGACCTGCATGATGAAAAGGTGCGCGACAGGCTGCGGACGATCTGGCTCGATCCGCATGCGCTGGATCCTGCAAAGGTCAGCGCGCAGGTGACTCGCAAGGTGGCGGGCCATCTGGCCGAGCTGGGGAAATCTTTCGAAGGGCAGGGCCATGCGCCCGAAGCCGTCGCGCGGTTCCTGATGCGCTGCCTTTTCACCATGTTTGCCGAGGACGTGCTGCTGATCCCCGAAAAGGCGTTCAGCACCCTGCTGAAGAAGCTGCGCGGGCAGCCGGAAAACGCCGCACCCGCCCTGCAGTCCCTGTGGCAGACCATGGATGGGGGCGGCTTTTCGGGCGTGCTGATGACCCATCTGAAGCGGTTCAACGGCGGGCTTTTCAAGGAGTCTACGGCGCTTCCGCTGACGGCACCTCAGCTTTCGCTTCTGATCGCCGCATCCGAACATGACTGGCGCGAGGTGGAACCTGCAATCTTCGGCACCCTGCTGGAACGCGCGCTGGACAAGCGACAGCGCCACAAGCTGGGCGCCCATTACACGCCGCGCGCCTATGTCGAACGGCTGGTGATGCCGACCGTCATCGAACCGCTGCGGGCCGATTGGCTGGTGGTGCAGGCCTCGGTCCAGCGGCTGGCGCAGGACGGGAAGCTCGAGGAAGCCCGCGCCACGGTGCGCACTTTCCACCGCCAGCTCTGCGAGATACGGGTGCTTGATCCGGCCTGCGGGTCGGGCAATTTCCTTTATGTCGCGCTGGAGATGATGAAGCGGCTGGAAGGCGAGGTGACCGCCCTTCTGGCCGATCTCGGCGAAGATCAGGCGGCGTTGTCATTGGCCGGGCATACGGTTGACCCGCACCAGTTCCTGGGGATCGAACTGAACCCCTGGGCGGCGGCTGTGGCCGAGCTGGTGCTGTGGATCGGCTATCTGCAATGGCACTTCCGCACCCATGGCACCGCCAGCCCCGCCGAACCCGTGCTGCGCGACTTCAAGAACATCGAAAACCGCGATGCCGTGCTGGACTGGGACAGCCGCCGCGAACGCCGCGACGATGCGGGCAAGCCGGTGACTCGCTGGGACGGAATCGGAACGGTGGAACACCCCGCGACAGGCGAACGTGTGCCTGACCCGCAAGCGCGGGTGCAGGTCTGGGACTACCTGAAACCCCGGCCCGCCAAATGGCCGCAGGCGGATTTCATCGTCGGCAACCCGCCTTTCATTGGCACCAGCCGGATGCGCGAGGCGCTTGGCGATGGTTATGCCGAGGCCCTGCGCGCGGTTTACCCCAAGGTGCCGGAAAGCGCCGACTTCGTGATGTATTGGTGGGAAAAGGCGGCGCTGGCCACGCGGGCGGGCAAACTGCGTCGGTTCGGACTGATCACCACCAACTCGCTGCGCCAGACCTTCAACCGGCGGGTGCTGGAACCCCACCTGAACGACCCTAAAACACCTCTGTCCTTGCTTTTCGCAATTGCCGATCACCCGTGGGTCGATGCGGGCGACGGGGCGGCGGTGCGCATCGCCATGACCGTGGCCGCACCCGGTGCGCTGTCGGGGCGGCTGGTGACCGTGACCGAGGAACGTAAGGGCGAGACCGAGGCCGAAGGGCGGCCTGTCACCCTGTCCACCGAGAAGGGCCGCATCTTTGCCAACCTGCGGATCGGGGCGGACATCGGAAGAGTAGTCGCATTGAAGGCGAACGAACGAATTTCATCTGCCGGTGTTAAGCTGCATGGCTCTGGCTTTATTATAACTCCGGCCGAGGCCCGGGCGCTCGGGTTGGGCACCGTGCCGGGGCTCGATCGACATATCCGGCAATACCGCAATGGCCGTGACCTGACTGCTCGCTCGCGCAACGTGATGGTGATTGACCTATTCGGTCTGTCCGAAATCGATGTCCAAGCACGGTTTCCTGCTGTTTACCAGCACCTACTGGACAAAGTGAAACCCGACAGGGACCAGAACAATCGCGACAGCTACAAACGCCTCTGGTGGGTGCATGGCGAACCGCGCAGCGATCTTAGGCCCGCGTTGGCAGGGCTGCCTCGGTACATCGCGACGGTGGAGACGATGCAGCACCGTGTCTTCATGTTCTTGCCCAATGAGATTCTGCCTGACAACCGACTGATCATATTTGCCTCGGATGATGCGTCGTTGTTGAGCATTCTTAGCTCGCAATTCCATGTAACCTGGTCTTTGGCAGTTGGTGGCGTGCTTGAGGACAGACCCGTCTACAACTCGACGGTATGCTACAATCCGTTTCCCTTCCCTGAGGCGACTGAAGCGCAGAAAACCCGTCTTCGCCATCTTGGGGAACAGCTCGACGCGCATCGCAGGTCGCAACAGGCGGCCCATCCCAAGCTGACCCTGACCGGCATCTACAACGTTCTGGAAAAGTTGCGGGCCGGGCAGCGGATCGAGGGCAAAGACCACGAGGTGTACGAGCAGGGCCTGGTCGGTATTCTGAAGAAGCTGCACGACGATATCGACGCCGAGGTGGCCGCCGCCTATGGCTGGCCGGTGGATCTGTCCGAGGATGACCTGCTGCAGCGCCTGGTGGACCTGAACCGCGAACGGGCAAAGGAAGAGGCGCAAGGTCTGGTCCGCTGGCTGCGCCCGGAATACCAGAACCCGGCCGGCAAGGCGGCCGAGGTCAAGGGCGAACAAGCCGCCTTCGACATCGGCCCGATCGCCGTCACCAAGCAGCCCTGGCCGAAAACCCTGCCCGAACAGATGGCTGCCGTCCGGGCTGCACTTGCGGAACTGGGCGACGCGACCCCCGACCAGATCGCCCGCCACTTCGCACGTGTCCAGACCCGCAGTGTCGAACCGCTGCTGGCCAGCCTGGAGGCCATAGGGCAGGCGGCCGTCGTCGATGGCCGCTATTTCATGTGA
- a CDS encoding ParB N-terminal domain-containing protein — protein sequence MTIEKSDQISHLPLDQIEVRDRVRPVNEAAVQAILQSAEAVGGITSPIHVRKVKGAFQLIDGGHRLEVARRRGDTLIAARIWTCTDQEARLMEADANLSTAHASALDLAVSLSGRKRAYEALHPETKAGVFGGLARQGQQRTEMSFAEFIGEVLGVTPRQIRRIVAAGDALAVQEVARLRQAPRRIVMDDLYHIARIGNSGERMAVVDALAEGRAKTAAAARRAFAAEAAGVQPTLKDPVEEAFLALCKAWDRAPKAARRRFVEERADGLKDLLDASIRSDNAADGESL from the coding sequence ATGACGATCGAGAAATCGGACCAGATCAGCCACCTGCCGCTTGACCAGATCGAGGTGCGTGATCGTGTCCGCCCGGTCAACGAGGCGGCGGTTCAGGCAATTCTGCAATCAGCAGAAGCAGTTGGCGGCATCACCAGCCCGATCCACGTCCGCAAGGTGAAGGGCGCCTTCCAGCTGATCGACGGTGGGCACCGGCTGGAGGTTGCCCGGCGGCGTGGCGACACCCTGATTGCGGCGCGGATCTGGACCTGCACCGATCAGGAAGCCCGGCTGATGGAGGCCGATGCCAACCTTTCCACCGCGCATGCGTCGGCCCTTGATCTGGCGGTCAGTCTTTCGGGCCGCAAGCGGGCCTATGAAGCGCTGCATCCAGAGACGAAGGCCGGGGTCTTCGGTGGTCTGGCCCGCCAAGGTCAGCAACGGACAGAAATGTCCTTTGCTGAATTCATCGGGGAGGTGCTGGGTGTGACCCCGCGCCAGATCCGCCGCATCGTCGCGGCTGGCGACGCTCTGGCGGTTCAGGAGGTTGCCCGCCTGCGTCAGGCGCCCCGCCGGATCGTGATGGATGACCTCTATCACATCGCCAGGATCGGCAATTCGGGCGAGCGGATGGCGGTGGTCGACGCGCTGGCCGAAGGGCGCGCCAAAACCGCCGCCGCCGCACGCCGGGCCTTCGCAGCAGAGGCGGCAGGGGTTCAACCCACCCTTAAAGACCCGGTTGAAGAGGCGTTTCTGGCCCTTTGCAAGGCATGGGATCGGGCACCGAAAGCCGCCCGGCGGCGGTTTGTGGAAGAACGCGCGGATGGTCTGAAGGACCTGCTCGACGCTTCCATTCGGTCAGACAACGCCGCAGATGGGGAGTCTCTCTGA
- the istA gene encoding IS21 family transposase yields the protein MPTGRLNMRRIRDVLRLKLGQGLSERSIAASLGLSKGSVGSYTQRARHAGLTWPLPEGIDDDSLELLLFPAPPTVPDAERLVPDWAEIDRELRRPGVTRMLLWEEYRAAHPGGFAYTWFCTHYEAWKGRVRPTMRQTHVGGEKVFVDFAGDTIDVIDPTTGEARAMKLFVAAMGASNHTYAEAVASEGLEDWILAHIRMFAFLGGVPKAVVPDNLKSAVIKADRFDPGLNRTYAEMAAHYGTAVLPARPRKPRDKAKVEVAVQVAQRWILARLRNHRFFSLAELNVAIRRLLDELNMRVMRGYGASRADLFATLDRPNLQPLPPEPYVFARWKRARVAPDYHVEVDSSWYSVPFALIKQEVDVRTSGQTVEIFHRGQRVASHVRTPGRRSHVTVADHMPSAHRRFAEWTPARMLAQATKTGPAVAAFCEMVMADRPHPEQGFRTCLGVLALVKTYGPERVDAACQRGVTIRARTVTSIRSILKTGLDRAFLEGSEEVAPLQHANIRGGSYYH from the coding sequence ATGCCGACAGGACGATTGAACATGCGCCGGATACGAGATGTTTTGCGATTGAAGCTTGGGCAAGGCCTGAGCGAGCGGTCCATTGCCGCTTCCCTCGGTCTGAGCAAGGGGAGCGTCGGAAGCTACACCCAACGGGCGCGTCATGCCGGGCTCACGTGGCCCTTGCCGGAGGGGATCGATGACGACAGCCTTGAACTTCTTTTGTTTCCAGCCCCGCCCACGGTGCCGGACGCGGAGCGGCTTGTGCCCGACTGGGCGGAGATTGACCGCGAGTTGCGCCGCCCTGGGGTGACGCGGATGCTGCTCTGGGAAGAATACCGTGCCGCGCACCCCGGGGGTTTTGCCTATACTTGGTTTTGCACGCATTACGAGGCTTGGAAGGGTCGGGTGCGCCCGACGATGCGCCAGACACATGTGGGCGGCGAGAAGGTGTTCGTTGACTTTGCCGGCGACACCATCGACGTGATCGACCCCACGACCGGCGAAGCGCGGGCCATGAAGCTGTTCGTGGCGGCAATGGGGGCATCGAATCACACCTATGCCGAGGCGGTGGCATCGGAGGGGTTGGAAGATTGGATCCTCGCGCATATCCGGATGTTCGCCTTTCTGGGCGGCGTGCCAAAGGCGGTGGTTCCGGACAATCTGAAGTCCGCCGTGATCAAGGCAGACCGGTTTGATCCGGGGCTGAACCGGACCTATGCCGAGATGGCGGCGCATTATGGCACCGCCGTTCTGCCCGCCCGGCCGCGCAAACCCCGGGACAAGGCGAAGGTGGAAGTGGCTGTCCAAGTGGCACAACGCTGGATTCTGGCGCGGCTGCGGAACCACCGGTTCTTCTCATTGGCCGAGTTGAACGTGGCGATCCGGCGGCTGCTGGACGAGTTGAACATGCGCGTGATGCGCGGCTATGGCGCCAGCCGCGCCGATCTGTTTGCCACTTTGGATCGGCCCAATCTTCAGCCCCTACCGCCCGAACCTTATGTCTTCGCCCGCTGGAAGCGCGCCCGCGTGGCACCCGACTATCACGTTGAGGTCGACAGCTCATGGTATTCCGTGCCCTTCGCGCTGATCAAACAAGAGGTCGATGTTCGCACAAGCGGCCAGACGGTCGAGATATTCCATCGTGGTCAGAGGGTTGCGAGCCACGTGCGCACCCCGGGGCGGCGCAGCCATGTCACCGTGGCCGACCATATGCCATCGGCCCATCGTCGCTTTGCCGAATGGACCCCGGCCAGAATGCTGGCGCAGGCAACCAAGACCGGCCCCGCCGTCGCCGCCTTTTGCGAGATGGTGATGGCTGACCGCCCCCATCCTGAACAGGGGTTCCGCACCTGCCTGGGTGTGCTGGCCTTGGTCAAAACCTATGGGCCGGAGCGCGTTGATGCGGCCTGCCAGCGGGGTGTGACCATCCGGGCCCGCACCGTCACCTCCATTCGTTCGATCCTCAAGACCGGCCTCGATCGCGCCTTCCTGGAAGGCTCCGAAGAGGTCGCCCCCCTCCAGCACGCCAACATTCGTGGCGGCAGCTATTACCATTGA
- a CDS encoding HU family DNA-binding protein, which translates to MPALDLSTLSIAELRVLAGDLARAIATKLGPQTRKETTMTRLNKTDVIATIAALRGIAQSDVRMILDDVLNLITKAADVGDTVTLKAFGVFAPRTRKARIARNPATGAEVAVAEKTVLTFKPAKAVTAAGV; encoded by the coding sequence ATGCCCGCCCTCGACCTATCCACCCTGTCAATCGCCGAGCTTCGAGTTCTTGCGGGCGATCTTGCCCGCGCCATTGCCACGAAGCTCGGCCCCCAAACCCGAAAGGAAACTACGATGACCCGACTGAACAAGACCGATGTTATTGCCACCATCGCCGCCTTGCGCGGCATCGCCCAGAGCGACGTCCGCATGATCCTGGACGATGTCCTCAACCTGATCACGAAGGCTGCGGATGTCGGCGACACGGTGACCCTGAAGGCTTTTGGCGTCTTTGCGCCGCGCACCCGCAAGGCGAGGATCGCGCGCAACCCGGCGACGGGAGCCGAGGTGGCTGTGGCCGAGAAGACCGTGCTGACCTTCAAGCCCGCGAAGGCTGTGACCGCGGCGGGTGTGTGA
- a CDS encoding transposase domain-containing protein — protein MAHRPSQEWWTTEEIAASGLPDLPQSRQGVEQVIKRNSWRAQPGLARRRSGRGGGWEYSWKLFPTRAQKKLLQAVAVSVAPARPERSDAWAWFDGLPDSVKAQAKARLLIIQKVEALESSLGRHMAVTEVACLDGVGARTVWNWLAMIDGVRVDDRLPYLAPRHRAAAERSRHKDCDPDFFGMLKSDFLRLEGPSFSSCYRQCVSIAKSKGWDVLPERTMRRRLDASVSAVTQVLARSGIDAVKRMFPMQVRDKTSLVALEAVNADFHKFDVFVKWPGLRGEAPQIVRPQMVAFQDIYSGRILAWWLDVTPNSTAVLLCAGDMIERWGIPHHVLLDNGREFAAKAITGGASTRYRFKVREDDIPGLFVSLGCEIHWATPYSGQSKPIERSFRDMCDAIAKDPRFAGAYTGNRPDAKPENYGSKAIDLEVFRAVVAEGIEEHNTRQGRRSEVAWGRSFAEVFDESYACAPIRKATEAQRRLWLLGAEGLRADSKSGRVKFMGNEYWSDWMHAVAGQRLIIRFDPADLHAGVHVYSQDNAYLGHAPCELKGQFFDVDGARELARRRNTWLASEKAAEKAHKRFTAAEMGEALDAIAPALTPDPEAKVVRATFGKAPARPELPQDGSAIMPPAAVDKMQAALVADLSAHRAPKAAAAAEESALERFRRALDLDRLHGEGRSLTVEQQRWLSHYQSTSEYRGQLILWQDRGDAIFG, from the coding sequence ATGGCCCATCGCCCCTCTCAGGAATGGTGGACGACGGAGGAAATCGCTGCCAGCGGTCTGCCGGACCTGCCGCAATCCCGGCAGGGGGTTGAACAGGTTATCAAGCGCAACTCCTGGCGGGCGCAGCCGGGTCTGGCACGCCGCCGGTCGGGCCGGGGCGGCGGCTGGGAATATTCGTGGAAGCTGTTCCCGACCCGAGCGCAGAAGAAGCTGTTGCAGGCGGTGGCAGTGTCGGTCGCCCCGGCGCGGCCCGAGCGCAGTGATGCCTGGGCATGGTTTGATGGCCTGCCGGACAGTGTGAAAGCGCAGGCGAAGGCGCGTCTTTTGATCATCCAGAAGGTCGAGGCGCTGGAGAGTTCGCTTGGTCGGCACATGGCGGTGACCGAAGTCGCCTGTCTGGATGGCGTGGGGGCGCGCACGGTGTGGAACTGGCTCGCCATGATCGACGGCGTGCGCGTCGATGACCGGCTGCCGTACCTTGCGCCGCGCCATCGGGCCGCCGCCGAGCGCAGCCGCCACAAGGATTGCGACCCGGATTTCTTCGGGATGCTGAAGAGCGACTTCCTGCGGCTGGAGGGGCCGAGTTTCAGCAGCTGTTACCGGCAATGTGTTTCGATCGCGAAATCAAAGGGCTGGGACGTGCTGCCGGAACGCACCATGCGCCGCCGCCTCGACGCCTCGGTGTCGGCGGTGACGCAGGTGCTGGCACGTTCGGGGATCGACGCGGTCAAGCGCATGTTTCCGATGCAGGTGCGCGACAAGACCAGTCTGGTGGCGCTGGAGGCGGTGAACGCCGACTTCCACAAGTTCGACGTGTTCGTGAAATGGCCCGGCCTGCGGGGCGAGGCGCCCCAGATCGTGCGCCCGCAGATGGTGGCATTCCAGGACATCTATTCCGGGCGAATCCTTGCCTGGTGGCTCGACGTGACGCCGAACAGCACGGCGGTACTGCTTTGCGCGGGCGACATGATCGAGCGTTGGGGCATCCCGCACCATGTCTTGCTCGACAATGGGCGCGAATTTGCCGCCAAGGCGATCACCGGCGGGGCCAGCACGCGGTATCGTTTCAAGGTCAGGGAAGACGACATTCCCGGCCTGTTCGTCAGCCTCGGATGCGAGATCCACTGGGCCACGCCCTACAGCGGCCAGTCGAAGCCGATCGAGCGGTCGTTCCGCGACATGTGCGATGCCATTGCCAAGGATCCGCGTTTCGCCGGGGCCTATACCGGCAACCGCCCGGATGCCAAGCCGGAGAACTACGGCAGCAAGGCAATCGACCTGGAGGTGTTCCGGGCCGTGGTGGCCGAGGGGATCGAAGAACACAACACCCGGCAGGGGCGACGGTCCGAGGTTGCCTGGGGGCGGTCCTTCGCCGAGGTGTTCGACGAAAGCTACGCCTGCGCGCCGATCCGCAAGGCCACCGAGGCGCAGCGGCGGCTTTGGCTGTTGGGGGCAGAAGGGCTCCGGGCCGACAGCAAGAGCGGCCGCGTGAAGTTCATGGGCAACGAATACTGGTCCGACTGGATGCATGCGGTGGCAGGCCAGCGCCTGATCATCCGCTTCGACCCTGCGGACCTGCATGCGGGCGTCCACGTCTACAGCCAGGACAACGCCTATCTCGGCCACGCGCCCTGCGAGCTGAAGGGACAGTTCTTCGACGTCGACGGGGCGCGCGAACTGGCCCGCCGGCGCAACACCTGGCTGGCATCGGAAAAGGCGGCGGAAAAGGCCCACAAGCGGTTCACCGCGGCAGAGATGGGCGAGGCGCTGGACGCCATTGCCCCGGCCCTGACACCCGACCCCGAGGCCAAGGTGGTCCGGGCCACGTTCGGCAAGGCCCCGGCGCGCCCCGAGCTGCCGCAGGACGGCTCCGCGATCATGCCACCGGCGGCCGTTGACAAGATGCAGGCGGCCCTTGTCGCCGACCTCTCGGCGCATCGCGCGCCGAAAGCTGCGGCGGCGGCCGAAGAGTCGGCGCTGGAACGCTTCCGGCGGGCGCTGGATCTGGACCGGCTGCATGGGGAAGGGCGGTCCCTGACCGTCGAGCAGCAGCGCTGGCTCAGCCACTACCAGTCGACCTCGGAATACCGGGGCCAGCTGATCCTCTGGCAGGACCGGGGCGACGCGATTTTCGGATGA
- the istB gene encoding IS21-like element helper ATPase IstB produces the protein MLTHPTHDRLLALGLTGIASALEEQRRSTAFDALSFEERLGLLVDREAAERDTKKLASRLKFAALRQDASVEDLDLRSPRGLDRSVMAHLADGGWIARHENLLITGPTGLGKSWIACALGHKACRDGRPVLYQRAPRMFEALALARGDGRHERILKTIARMDVLIIDDWGLAVLTAPERRDLLEILEDRHGRASTIVTSQLPVDQWHEAIGDPTLADAILDRLVHNAHRLTLSGESLRRRSAVTKKLDQIVQA, from the coding sequence ATGCTGACCCATCCCACCCACGACCGACTGTTGGCGCTCGGCCTGACCGGCATTGCATCGGCGCTCGAAGAACAACGCAGGTCAACCGCCTTCGACGCCCTCTCGTTCGAAGAGCGTCTCGGCCTGCTGGTCGACCGCGAGGCTGCAGAGCGCGACACCAAGAAACTGGCCTCCCGGCTCAAGTTTGCGGCTCTGCGCCAAGATGCCAGCGTCGAGGATCTGGACCTGCGCAGCCCACGTGGTCTTGACCGCAGTGTCATGGCGCATCTTGCCGATGGCGGCTGGATCGCCCGGCACGAGAACCTGCTGATAACCGGGCCGACCGGTTTGGGCAAAAGCTGGATCGCCTGCGCCCTTGGCCACAAGGCGTGCCGGGATGGGCGGCCCGTCCTCTATCAACGTGCGCCGCGCATGTTCGAGGCCCTTGCTCTGGCCCGTGGCGATGGCCGCCATGAACGCATCCTCAAAACCATCGCCCGCATGGATGTGCTGATCATTGACGATTGGGGCCTCGCCGTCCTCACCGCCCCGGAGCGCCGTGACCTGCTGGAAATCCTCGAAGACCGCCACGGCCGCGCTTCCACCATCGTCACAAGCCAACTCCCCGTTGACCAGTGGCACGAAGCCATCGGCGACCCAACGCTCGCAGATGCCATCCTCGACCGCCTCGTTCACAACGCACACCGCCTCACCCTCTCAGGTGAAAGCCTGCGCAGGCGCTCCGCCGTCACAAAAAAGCTTGACCAAATCGTTCAAGCCTGA
- a CDS encoding helix-turn-helix transcriptional regulator has translation MDFAAKILARLDVLGLNVNQAEVLNGFPQGYIRGVVRDDGKRAVPSIEKASSIATALGLEIYVGPPRATGPVETVVLGNEDFTAVPRLDARLSAGPGAENGDSSVLEKLAFRRDWLDRMGVSPSKAVLVQVKGDSMEPGLHDGDLALIDTNRTTVRSGHVYAITDTDGSTRVKRLDLVDNGLILRSDAPAYPVEFRPCDDANRVHIIGQVVWSGHTW, from the coding sequence ATGGATTTCGCAGCTAAGATCTTGGCTCGACTCGACGTGCTCGGCCTGAACGTGAATCAGGCAGAGGTGTTGAATGGTTTCCCGCAGGGCTACATCAGGGGCGTCGTCCGTGATGACGGTAAGCGTGCAGTTCCGAGCATCGAAAAGGCATCGAGCATCGCCACTGCGCTCGGTCTGGAGATCTACGTCGGCCCACCTCGCGCAACCGGCCCAGTCGAGACTGTCGTCCTCGGCAACGAAGACTTCACAGCCGTCCCCCGCCTGGATGCGCGGCTCTCTGCCGGACCAGGAGCAGAGAACGGCGACTCCTCAGTGCTCGAAAAGCTGGCCTTCCGCCGCGACTGGCTCGACCGCATGGGCGTGTCGCCCTCGAAGGCCGTTCTCGTCCAGGTCAAAGGCGACAGCATGGAACCGGGCCTGCACGACGGCGATCTGGCCCTGATCGACACCAACCGTACCACCGTCCGCAGCGGCCACGTCTACGCCATCACGGACACCGACGGCTCCACCCGCGTCAAACGCCTCGACCTGGTCGACAACGGCCTGATCCTTCGCTCCGACGCCCCCGCCTACCCCGTAGAATTCCGCCCCTGCGACGACGCCAACCGGGTTCACATCATCGGCCAGGTGGTATGGTCGGGGCATACGTGGTGA
- a CDS encoding DNA adenine methylase produces MTLHPLSTPVEPVLPVAPWLGGKRNLAKRICAQLDATPCTTYAEPFVGMGGIFLRRSARPRAEVINDRGRDVANLFRILQRHYPQFLDTLRFQLTTRVEFNRLVDTNPDTLTDLERAARFLYLQRTAFGGKISGRNFGVAKDRPGRFNLTTLEPMLEDLHSRLAGVVIECLDWPDFIRRYDGPGTLFYLDPPYWGCETDYGKAMFARDDFARMAEQLAGIQGRFLLSINDVPEIREIFARFTLTEVTTSYTISAKSGAPTERAELLISNDAVRPI; encoded by the coding sequence ATGACGTTACACCCCCTTTCAACACCGGTTGAACCGGTGCTTCCTGTCGCCCCCTGGCTGGGCGGCAAGCGCAACCTCGCAAAGCGCATCTGTGCCCAACTCGACGCCACCCCCTGCACCACCTATGCCGAGCCGTTCGTTGGCATGGGCGGCATCTTCCTGCGCCGCAGCGCGCGGCCGCGGGCCGAGGTGATCAACGACCGAGGCAGGGATGTGGCAAACCTGTTCCGCATCCTGCAGCGCCACTATCCGCAGTTCCTGGACACGCTGCGGTTCCAGCTGACCACCCGGGTCGAATTCAACCGGCTGGTCGACACCAACCCCGACACGCTGACCGACCTCGAGCGGGCGGCGCGGTTTCTCTACCTGCAGCGCACGGCCTTCGGCGGCAAGATCTCGGGCCGCAACTTCGGGGTGGCGAAGGACCGGCCCGGCCGCTTCAACCTGACCACGCTGGAGCCGATGCTCGAGGATCTGCACAGCCGCCTCGCGGGCGTGGTGATCGAATGCCTGGACTGGCCCGACTTCATCCGGCGCTACGACGGGCCGGGCACGCTGTTTTACCTCGACCCGCCCTACTGGGGATGCGAGACCGACTACGGCAAGGCGATGTTCGCGCGTGACGACTTCGCCCGCATGGCCGAGCAGCTGGCGGGCATCCAGGGCCGGTTCCTGCTGTCGATCAACGACGTGCCCGAGATCCGAGAGATCTTCGCTCGCTTCACCCTGACCGAGGTGACCACCAGCTACACCATCAGCGCGAAATCGGGTGCGCCGACCGAGCGGGCCGAGCTGCTGATCAGCAACGATGCGGTCCGTCCGATCTGA